The Mangifera indica cultivar Alphonso chromosome 19, CATAS_Mindica_2.1, whole genome shotgun sequence nucleotide sequence CAGCCAATTTGTCACAACCGTCTGATGCAAAATCGCTTTTAGCATTCAAATCCAAAGCCGATTTGAGGAACAACCTTCTATTTTCTCAAAACGCAACCTTCCATTTCTGTCGGTGGCAAGGAGTCATCTGTTATCAACAAAAGGTTGTGCGGCTACTCCTCGAAAACTTAGATCTTGGTGGCATTTTCCCTCCGGACTCGTTGTCTAAACTTGACCAGCTCCGAGTTCTGAGTCTAAAGAACAACTCACTCACCGGACCCATTCCTGATCTTTCCCGGCTTGTCAATCTAAAATCTCTCTTTCTTGATAATAATTTCTTCTCTGGTTCATTCCCTTCTTCAATCTTGTTCCTTCATCGCCTAAAAGCCTTGGACTTATCCAGCAACAACCTCACTGGACAAATACCAAAAAATTTAACTTCCCTTGACCGGTTATACTCTCTGCGTCTTGATTCGAATCAGCTAAACGGTTCGATTCCTCCTCTGAACCAGTCGTCTCTTCAAACATTCAATGTTTCAGGAAACAACCTGACTGGTGCCATACCTGTAACACCAGCATTATCACGTTTTGATATCTCCTCTTTTTTGTTTAACCCTGGGTTATGTGGCGAAATCATACATAAAGAATGCCACCCCATCCCACCCTTTTTTGGGCCATCAACGGCTGTAACGGCGGCACCCCCACCAGCTATTGTTCTTGGGCAAAGTGCACAAGTACGGGGAGTTGAGTTGACTCAACCCAGTCCAAAGAAGCACAAGAGAACCGCAGTGATTATTGGTTTTTCATCCGGGgtcttttttttaatagctTCACTCCTCTGTTTTGTAATGGCCGTGAAAAAACAGAATCAGAGAAACAATAGCAAATCAAAGGCTTTGATAACGTCTGATGATGCGGCGGCGACTGCTCAAGCAGCAGCTGTGATTCAACTTGAACAAGAGAACGAATTAGAAGAGAAAGTGAAGAGAGTTCAAGAAATGCAAGTGGCTAAGAGTGGAAATTTAGTATTCTGTGCGGGTGAGGCACACTTGTATACGCTGGACCAGCTGATGAGAGGCTCTGCTGAGTTGCTTGGTAGAGGAACCATGGGAACCACTTACAAAGCAGTGCTTGATAACCGTCTGGTTGTTTGTGTGAAGAGGCTTGACAGTAGTAAATTAGCAAGCACAAGCAAAGAAATGTATGAGCAGCACATGGAATCAGTGGGAGGACTCAGGCATCCGAATCTTGTTCCACTGAGGGCATACTTTCAGGCCAAGGAAGAGAGGCTTCTTATATATGATTATCAGCCCAATGGTAGTCTCTTCTCCCTCATACACGGTAAGCTTCTCTTCCTGCTCAGTGAGTCAACCCATTAGGAATCTCAATCTCCCCTCTGTGTTGACTCAGTTTGACTGTCTCGGCACCTGAAAATCTAAGAAAATCCTGTAGgattctaattattattatttaattagggTGTGGTGTGGAGTTCCTAGATTCGGTGATTGATTTTTCAATCAACGGCGAGAATCTTGCTGCTGACTCGCGTTGGGAAATGATTTGATTGCGTATTTTGTTTGATGTGATTGGCGTTGTCGGCTTCCTATTTTAGTTGTCCGTATTGATCTTATTAAATCTGTAAAGAAGCGTACGATACGATCTGATCACTAGTGGGTCCTTCTTGTCCAATGCTTAATCACCGTTCATCTTTAGGTCAGTAAGAATTCAACACCAACCCACCACCGTTCATCTCCGAATTGTCGATGTGTGCTAAATTTACGCGCGGATACGCGCATGTCCACGCTCTTCTTTAtgtttagattcaaatcaaattaaatttaaacttgttgaaaaaattatttgaatttaaattcaatccaaatttaaagTTTGGCTCGTAACTATAatctaaaaaaatgattaaaataatatcattttgatatatattaatcaaaatggtataattttaatcaatttatattgaaatttttaagcTCACAATTTTAGGGAGTTGAACACcttaaaatttgatttcaaacttGAAAGTATTTGacttttagattcaaatttgaattcatttaggTTAAatcagttttaaatttattcggatcaaacttgttttcaaatttaaataaattttatttcaattcaattttttaaactctaagCTCTAAACTATGACTCACAATGTTTGTTCCAATATAATTGGATGTGCAGGGTCAAGATCAACAAGAGCAAAGCCACTTCACTGGACTTCATGTTTAAAAATAGCAGAAGATATAGCACAAGGACTCTCTTATATCCACCAAGCGTGGAGGCTAGTCCACGGCAATCTCAAGTCCTCTAATGTCCTGCTTGGTCCTGATTTCGAGGCCTGTCTTGCTGACTATTGCCTGGCTGCTCTGTCCAATTCACCTCCGGAATATGACCCAGCTAACCTAGCGTATAAAGCCCCAGAAACCCGCAATGCAAGTCATCACCAAGCGACCGCAAAATCAGATGTTTATTCATTTGGGGTTTTGTTGGTTGAGCTTTTAACAGGAAAACCACCATCGCAGCACCCGTACTTGTTGCCTGATGAAATGATGAAATGGGTTAGGTCGCATAGGGAAGACGATAGCGGAGAAGATGATAGGTTAGGTATGCTAATGGAGGTGGCCATTGGTTGTATATTGACATCGCCTGAGCAAAGGCCCACTATGTGGCAAGTGTTGAAGATGTTACAGGAGATTAAAGAGGCTGTATTAATGGATGATGGGGAATCGGATCCACACATTGGCATGTCATAGTTATTATTTTCGTAGAACTCCATGACCATGTCCACGGCTGATGCATTATCCGTGCATTTAGGAAAAAAGATACAGTAGATGAAAAACCATGTGCAGGCCTATTTTTAGTTGCTTTAATTACGACATTATTTTGCCTGCTACTTTGATTATCTTAGTGTGGTTTCTAAGATTATTATTGGTGGGTGTCCATCCTTTTCGATTTATTTTTGGTCATAATCTCTCTCTACAAGAATCAGTACTGAATTAACTatggaaactttttttttttgtgagaaGCAGAAGTTGCTGATCTACAAGGACCAGTTATGTCAGCTGTAGTCAACTGAATTTTGAAGAGCTATCATGTACATTAAACAACATAAGTTGTTGAAGATTCTTTCAAgctatcaaaaaaaaaaaaaaaaaaaacaagagaggtggccaaaagacttattcccacccaaggtttaacaCATACCCCAATTTATACTTacagagttttaaaaacttaaatacttatttataagcggttaaacttaacaaaaaactgttatttactagagataaaattgttattttactactaaattttaaaattttatcttatttttttcatttggtttagaaaactaacaattttcttttatcaaaaaatttaaaaattttatttttccccctgttaggttttatttttttccaacgTTAGCTCGACTTTTGTGCATGTCCCTCCTTGATGGTTTCCTAGCATGGAAACCACccaaaatccaatcaaaatggtTGGATGATGAATAGACAATAACACACGTCTGTGCATTGTCTTGTCAACGTATAGATCCATTGCATAGAGTTGTCTGGGCATCTTGGCCAGATTTTGTGTGGTTTTCACGTTAGAAAACCACCGAAGAGGGAGACACACAAAAGATCGATTGACGTCAGAACTGATTGATCGTTGAAAAGTATGAagggaaaaattcaaaccttagtaaggtgaaaatataatttttcaaacttttaggtaAAAGGAAATTgatggttttttaaattaaagggagaaaataaagtataattttatttattttaatattaatgataaaatgataatttcactcTCTATAATTAGTAGTTTTTGTTGAGTTTAATAACCTATAGGTGAgcgtttaaatttttaaaatttcatggATATGTGTTTAGGAATGGGaaaaaccttggatgggaataagtcttttagccgaAAAAAATTCATAGACAACATGTATAATGTCTAACTTTTCTTTAGATTTCTTCCTTCAATGGCATAATAAATCCCCTTCTAACTTCCCATTAATTTTtgtctgaaaattttataacaaaagttttattaatttgattggtTTTGGAAAGAGGGCAATGCAAGATCCTAGTTAATATGGAACGAGAGTTCACAATGTCACCTTAAGGTATTAAAAACCTATAGTTCAGTAATAATCCTCTCCCTTCTCCCCCTTACCCCTGCCTCCCCTTTCCCTTacccccacccccacccccacccccacccccacccTCACCCTCACCCTCACTACCATcaaaagtatgttgttttctcaagttttttcattcttttaactttaaaaattctatttaccCATCCATAGATagttataattaattgaatccgttagttatatcatttctcttcctaaaccctaaaaactaataatttttccttaactcaagttttcaaaaataacattttccctttagggttttcaatttttcatattcaatttttttagtgCCCCTCTCCAGTGTATCCTCCCTTCGACGTTGTGTGGAATCATTGTCAGAGAATGAAaatgattcatctttgtctctgaCGAAAATGAACTGTCTTTGTttctgatgaagatgaagattctTTATCGACCAAGAGTCTTCATCAATGATGACGATGTCATATAGTGTCAAAAGAAGGATGGGTCGGAGAAGAAAAGACGTTGTCTGGAGATTATCAAAGAACTCTCTTCGTTGttagaaaaattgaatctgaaaaattaaaaatccttaaaggaaaatgttgtttttgaaaacttggattgagaaaaaattgttagtttttagcgTTTAAGAGGgagaaataaaatgaaatttaggtttatttttaatattaaatataaaatgatgattttgcttttaaaactaatagacttaACCATCTATGAGTGAGTAAgtgagattttgaaaattaagggGAGAGGGGACTTggaaaaacaatatactttgggtgggaataagtcctctGGCCTAATAATTTTGTGGTGAGTAAACTAGTGGTGGAGATGGACGAGGCTGAGGTTTTTGGGTACAAAAATGCAATTTTCATCTTTAACGGGTGGAAAATTATTCGACGGAACTTTTGGTGTAATGTATTTCGctctattaaatattaaagaattttaagaAGAGTGTATAAATAGAAATGGGTAGAGTGTATTTAGTAACGCCCACCCTTTAATTCTTGGAGATCAAAATGAGCCCAATCAGCTATACGGCCGAAGTAAAGTTGAAGCCCAAAATCAACACTGCATGTCATTAGAGGGACAGTCAGAAAAGGAGGGGTGATGCCTGACTTGTACAGAATTTGCTGGAATCCTCTAGCAAGTGCAAATcgattttcttaaaaaattataataataaaaaaataaaaaaaagaaaggtaagCCAAATCTCAGGGGCATCTGCAGATATTTCCTAACCGAgcagaaatatataaattaaatctgggagataaaagaaaaaaaaaaaaaaacctagatgGCAATGACAGATGACGTGGGTCATCGTACGGACGTCGAGATGATTGAAATGGAGACCGTCACGGCAACTCAGCCGCATCAGAACCAAAACGACGTTGCAAGAGAGCTACTCACATTGGCTCGCCAGCTCATTAATCAAGGCAAGCCTTCTCAGGCGCTGCAGGCGGTAagtaattaacattttcttcgaatttatgttcataattttttgtttcagCTTGATGAATAATATCTGatgaattttccttttttcctaattcaaagagaaaatatttgtCATCAAAATTTGCTGACGATCATCGATTTAGTTTTCTTTGGCATTGGTTAGATACATAGAGCTAGGTCATGAAGTTGTTAAATTGCTTAATCGAtaaatttcctttctttttggctGTTCAAAAGGAGTGATATGATGACgctgattttatttatgatatcaaTTCCTGCACTAATTTGTATTCTAGACTTATGTTTATCTTTAGAAATGGGCAAAGAACGTCGACATTTTGTAGCAATCTATGGATATTATGGTTGATTTGGCATAACTTGATGAgaaaaattgaaggtgcaatgttCAAGCACacaattttctattttacttGAGGATTCTGTATATATAATGAATGTTTGGAGCAGGTGGTGATGGCCATGAGAACCAAAGGAGGGGAGGAAGCTGTATTTCAGTCTCTTCACCGAGCTCGTGAATTGTACATAAGAAGAATGCAAGAAAACACAGCTGTAGATCAGCTGGCAGCCATATTTGCCGAGTGTGTGATTGCTGAAGCACAGCCTTTAAATGTTGAACCAACACCACCATGTACTGTTGTTTCTCCATCAGTTGCTGCTGATGCTGATGGAACTTCGATACTTGCTGAAACTGGTCGAATGCAAATTGTGTTGGATGCATTTTCAGATGGAAGTAGCTTTATCTGTTTGCAATGTGGAGGTCTTGTTAGTAACCATCGCAAAGATGAGCACTATGCTTACTGGTGTTGCAAACTCTGATGCAGAGGTATGTGGAATGGATAATTGCTTCAAATTGATGTAGTGCCTCTCTTGAATATTATTACCATACCTGTTGTTCTACCTGTATTGCCATTGACTGATATACTTCCATTGCACACTATTGTCAAATATGCTGTATCTGGTTACCCTAAGATGATACTTAGAAATTAGAGGCTGCACAAGCCCAAAGGGAAGAGGATAGTAAAAACTTATGCCCGTCCCGTATTAGAGTATTTCAGAGTCTTGTATTCTTGCAGTAACtatcattataataaaactatgtatacacaaTTGAGTATATAACTAATGATGACACATTGAATCACATGAAGACTTATTAGCtatgtactcaaaagtgtgtatgCATAACATTGGTCTTGTTATTATACAAGAATGcaagtaatattttatcagGTTATGTCTCataataatgtatttcataAAGTTTGTACTAAATGGTTTGATACTAGGGCTTTAGTATCAGGGGtgttcttttctttcatttttctagGATGAACTCACTCATACTGCAATCATCTTGTAAATGAATTACTTACAGAATGGGAGTTGGTGATTCAGTTATATTCCTCTTTTTTGTCAAGTCCTTCCATTTGTCTCTGTAGAGATGAGCCATTAAGTCAAGCTCATCTGTTTCTGAAACCGAAAAGAGAAGATGCAAGAAAAATCAATCTCTTGCCTAAGCAGTTTTGATAGAGTTGTCAGTAGATTTGGACAAGCAGTGCAGCTGTAGTGGTGAAGTTTCATGTTTTTCCGATTGGAATGGCTTGGAGCTGCCTGTCATTCAAATTTGTCTCGGATGGGAGGAGGGTATACAGATAGGAAACTGAGAGCagacaatttttaatatgaccCATTAACCATAATTAGATACATTGGCCTGAACTTATGTAGATAGGAAATAATAATGCTTATACAAcaaatgataattataaattcacCAGAAGGACTTAATGTTGTTGTAATGTAAATATTGACAAGCTACTTCAAACCTTATAACAATATCAATATTGTGCTTACACACAATAACATTCAAAAACAAATTACACAGAAACCTATtacggtaaaaaaaaaaaaagaagaacaaaaaatatatatatcagaCTAGACCTttgatacatatttatgtgACTTTGTGGGAAGAATTACACCCACAAAGTTGTTATTGACAAAATGAACCAAACCAATAGAAACCAAGTGTAATATAATCTTTCACTGAACATTATCACTCACGCCATCACAGATCCTGGGCGTTTCCTTTATAAGTGGTGATTCATCAGCTGCCACCACACTTCTATATATACAATTTGCTCCAATTTTGGTAAATCACAGCAAAAATTTCCAAGATTACACACTTAACCTTTTCCAGAATCAACTCATCCAGCAATAACCATTAGCAGAGCCCCTAACCAGCAATATAAactgcacaaaaaaaaaaacttaatgtTCTACTGCATGTGGTGAGCTATATTCCTTTTACATAAAGCTAGCCAGTGATTCAACCAGAAATCAGTCTTGCTGCCCAAGCAGGACCAGTGTCTATTGTCCAACTTGAAGACAATTACACCTGACTTTGTTGGCTGGTTGttctttaaagaaattttgtgactaattttaaataagtgaAGAAATTTGCTGTGCAAACTATCAGGAAAATGAATACTCTATGATGGCAATGCTGCATACGCCAAATATTATGTAAGACTGAGGATAATATTGCACCAAAAATTACCTGCTCTACCATTCTCTGCGCTTCCATGCGCCATGGGATGGGATCAGGCTTATTAGTCAGAGGTTAGTATAGCGCAATAATAAGCTTGTGACCATAACCACAGCACATCAACCCGCACGTATCAGGGCCTGTGGACGAGGCCTTGCCCTCACCATTGTTTCATCACTATGCCGGATCAACTCAGACAGTCTCCAAGGCTTCTGCCACTTCCATTTAAATTGCAGAAGCCACTGCTGGTGGCTTCTCTTCCACCTCCATAGCTTCCCACCTTGTCCTACAGCTGCTAATTTTTTCATTGACAACTGCCCAAGTGGTACCATCTGCATTAACGGCAAAGCTCACCATCTTAGACAAAGTAGGACAACATATCCCAATCCAATAATAACGGATGAAAAAGGAGATGAACCTTTCGCTTATGATCTATGAAAGCTGCTGACTTTCTCATTGGACCATTAGCAATGCCTGGTGTATATTTCAGCTGTTTCTGTGCCGGCACAGACATTGGAGATGGAGGACCACTCACATCTTCCGCAGAGTGTTTTAGTGAGTTGTGTGTGTTCCCCTGTTCATAGCGAGCCCGAAGAATTAGACATAGTAGAATAATGATTACAACATCCAAAAAAAATGCATTTCCGTCCAACATTACGAAAACCACAATGACACTCAGCAATAGCGTAAACccatatatagaaaaaattaaagtctgaaaatttaaatagaaaaatcacaTTACTAAACTCTCCTACGGAGTTAAAGTCTTTCAGTTAGAGCTCTAAGTTGGTTCTCAAATTATGATGCAGAAGAATAGAAGTCACAAGTAAGACATAATCTCACCGAAGCTGATGAAGCCAGTGCAATTGCAACAGCTTGCTCCCTCAATTTTAGTTCCTTTTCTACTTCCTTTCTCTTTACCTCGCTCTGTTGCAAAAGACCTACAAGTTCTTTAAGCTGCTCCTTCATTTCTTTGATTTCTACGTCTTTCTCCCACAGTTGGCACCTGTTGTAAACAtacaaaaaaagtaaaaataaaaattttttactctGCAAATGAATTCTATTaaccataaaatttaatatatatggaacaaacaaataaacagAAATAACTAGCCGAATTAGATTAAGATTTGTTGTGCTTTTGCAAATTTAATACCAGCTGATCTTGCAATACAATATGTTTGTAGCTAGAATTTGCCATCTTTATTTAGTAGACTAATTTTTAGGCCAGGAGCATATTattgaaaacttgaattttcAGATCTCTAACAAGTATAAAATAGGACTTGTGGCAGGAATCAACAAAGTGGAAATGAGTGGGTAGTGACCAAAAGTATGATGATTAGATAACAATTCAGCAACAGAACAAAGTCTTCTGTATACAAGCAACATTACTTCCAGGTCCTGCTCCAGAATACATATTAACTGGATTCTCTGATATTAAAGAGAAGCGTTGCTTATGTCAAAGGAATTGCTTTCAGCATTTTTATCCACACACCTAAAGCCCACCCCATTTTGTTTACGTTAGCTCTTTGTTGTctagttttcttttgtttatattgCTATAGGTGGTACCCCCTGCCGCTTCCCcctctttatttttcatttttccaccAAACATCTTTTTTGCTGTTAATGTTGgaaaattttctgaatttttcatctatttGAGCAAAATTGGCTGAGGAGATTTGCATTCAACTCAGAATTCTATGTATTGCTAAGAcaagtaaattaaatttcaacaaaaacaaagatgaagtaGTTTAGATCATCACTAAA carries:
- the LOC123203622 gene encoding probable inactive receptor kinase At5g67200; the encoded protein is MFMRSKQSVQKLLLFLSNVLLLLSFCFASHSREAANLSQPSDAKSLLAFKSKADLRNNLLFSQNATFHFCRWQGVICYQQKVVRLLLENLDLGGIFPPDSLSKLDQLRVLSLKNNSLTGPIPDLSRLVNLKSLFLDNNFFSGSFPSSILFLHRLKALDLSSNNLTGQIPKNLTSLDRLYSLRLDSNQLNGSIPPLNQSSLQTFNVSGNNLTGAIPVTPALSRFDISSFLFNPGLCGEIIHKECHPIPPFFGPSTAVTAAPPPAIVLGQSAQVRGVELTQPSPKKHKRTAVIIGFSSGVFFLIASLLCFVMAVKKQNQRNNSKSKALITSDDAAATAQAAAVIQLEQENELEEKVKRVQEMQVAKSGNLVFCAGEAHLYTLDQLMRGSAELLGRGTMGTTYKAVLDNRLVVCVKRLDSSKLASTSKEMYEQHMESVGGLRHPNLVPLRAYFQAKEERLLIYDYQPNGSLFSLIHGSRSTRAKPLHWTSCLKIAEDIAQGLSYIHQAWRLVHGNLKSSNVLLGPDFEACLADYCLAALSNSPPEYDPANLAYKAPETRNASHHQATAKSDVYSFGVLLVELLTGKPPSQHPYLLPDEMMKWVRSHREDDSGEDDRLGMLMEVAIGCILTSPEQRPTMWQVLKMLQEIKEAVLMDDGESDPHIGMS
- the LOC123203117 gene encoding uncharacterized protein LOC123203117, giving the protein MAMTDDVGHRTDVEMIEMETVTATQPHQNQNDVARELLTLARQLINQGKPSQALQAVVMAMRTKGGEEAVFQSLHRARELYIRRMQENTAVDQLAAIFAECVIAEAQPLNVEPTPPCTVVSPSVAADADGTSILAETGRMQIVLDAFSDGSSFICLQCGGLVSNHRKDEHYAYWCCKL